In Desulfosalsimonas propionicica, the following are encoded in one genomic region:
- a CDS encoding anthranilate synthase component II: MIFVIDNYDSFTYNLVQYLRQLGAEVEVRRNDAFDIAYPDTNPVSGIVVSPGPGSPEKAGLSVETIARYSGQIPILGVCLGHQAVAHAFGGKIVHAKSLMHGKVSTVTADGKTIFSRISKPFAAMRYHSLAVDENSLPECMEISARTEDGEIMGLRHRTHPTEGIQFHPESIMTPTGKRILRNFLKMCTTGQNPS; encoded by the coding sequence ATGATATTTGTCATCGACAACTATGACTCGTTTACATACAACCTGGTGCAGTATCTGCGGCAGCTTGGCGCGGAGGTGGAAGTGCGCAGAAATGATGCCTTTGACATTGCCTATCCGGACACAAACCCGGTTTCCGGCATCGTGGTGTCCCCGGGCCCGGGAAGCCCGGAAAAAGCCGGCTTATCGGTTGAAACCATTGCCCGGTATTCCGGCCAGATCCCCATACTCGGGGTATGCCTGGGACACCAGGCGGTGGCCCATGCATTTGGCGGAAAAATTGTTCACGCAAAATCGCTGATGCACGGCAAGGTCTCCACTGTGACCGCGGACGGAAAAACCATATTTTCGCGCATCAGCAAGCCGTTTGCCGCCATGCGCTATCATTCCCTGGCCGTGGATGAAAACAGCCTGCCCGAATGCATGGAAATCAGCGCACGCACCGAGGACGGCGAAATCATGGGCCTTCGCCACCGAACGCATCCCACAGAAGGCATCCAGTTTCACCCGGAATCCATCATGACACCCACAGGCAAACGGATCCTGCGAAATTTTCTCAAGATGTGCACCACCGGCCAGAACCCATCATAA
- the trpD gene encoding anthranilate phosphoribosyltransferase, which yields MFRDLLYKIYQRNNLTEEEMSAMLGEIFSGNTTDAQVGAFMGALATKGETYAELAGAARAMRKKAIRIETMARDVIDTCGTGGDTSGTFNISTVTAFVAAGAGAVVAKHGNRSISSQCGSADVLEAMGVNLDVDPEIVEEAIAEIGIGFLFAPKFHGAMKYAANARKQVGLRSIFNMLGPLTNPAAANRQLVGVFAPELTEMFAKALQRLGTKRALVVHGHDGLDEISVCAPTRVCELNQGQISTYDISPETYFGRMAAPEEIAGGDPGQNAEITKSILSGEKSARRDIVVINAAAALVAAGRAESVENGVTLAEKAIDSGAAMDKLNALIEFTTENA from the coding sequence ATGTTCCGAGACCTGCTTTACAAGATTTACCAGCGAAACAATCTGACCGAGGAGGAGATGTCGGCCATGCTCGGTGAAATCTTTTCCGGCAACACCACAGACGCGCAGGTGGGCGCATTCATGGGCGCGCTGGCAACCAAAGGCGAAACCTATGCCGAACTTGCCGGCGCAGCCCGGGCCATGCGCAAAAAGGCCATCCGCATTGAAACCATGGCCCGCGATGTCATCGATACCTGCGGCACGGGCGGAGACACCTCCGGAACCTTTAACATCTCCACGGTAACCGCGTTTGTGGCGGCAGGAGCGGGCGCTGTGGTGGCCAAGCACGGCAACCGCTCCATTTCCAGCCAGTGCGGCAGTGCAGACGTGCTCGAGGCCATGGGGGTAAATCTGGACGTTGACCCGGAAATCGTGGAGGAGGCCATTGCCGAAATCGGCATCGGTTTTCTGTTTGCCCCGAAATTCCACGGGGCCATGAAATACGCGGCCAACGCCAGAAAGCAGGTGGGTCTGCGCAGCATTTTCAACATGCTCGGCCCCCTGACCAACCCGGCGGCGGCCAACCGCCAGCTCGTGGGCGTTTTTGCCCCGGAGTTAACAGAAATGTTTGCAAAGGCCCTGCAGCGCCTGGGAACCAAACGGGCCCTTGTGGTCCACGGACACGACGGCCTGGATGAAATCTCGGTGTGCGCCCCCACCCGGGTGTGTGAATTAAACCAAGGGCAGATATCCACCTATGACATTTCACCCGAGACCTATTTCGGCCGCATGGCCGCACCAGAGGAAATCGCCGGGGGTGATCCCGGTCAGAACGCGGAGATTACCAAAAGCATTCTTTCCGGAGAAAAAAGCGCCCGGCGCGATATCGTGGTCATCAATGCGGCCGCCGCCCTTGTGGCCGCCGGGCGCGCCGAATCGGTTGAAAACGGCGTAACCCTGGCTGAAAAGGCCATTGACTCGGGCGCTGCCATGGATAAATTAAATGCACTGATTGAATTTACCACGGAGAACGCGTAA
- the trpC gene encoding indole-3-glycerol phosphate synthase TrpC, which yields MAADILDRIVAHKKDEVAACRTQTPLSVLKDQARTKTANRRSFYEALARPADQVRIIAEIKRASPSKGDISADLDPAGLAQAYERGGAAALSVLTDRAFFKGGPADLLAARNACSLPVLRKDFVISDYQIYEAAAWDADAVLLIVRILSKQQLSEFSGLCNELGIDALVEVHTESDLAAAMDVGAAVIGINNRNLASFDTDIETAMSLSAKLGAGQIAVAASGISSRKDIEQNLKAGISRFLIGESLVTADDPEKFLTRLIGG from the coding sequence ATGGCCGCAGACATTTTAGACCGGATCGTGGCGCACAAAAAAGACGAGGTGGCTGCCTGCCGCACGCAAACCCCCTTGTCGGTGCTAAAAGACCAGGCCCGGACAAAAACCGCCAACCGCAGATCCTTTTACGAGGCCCTGGCCCGGCCGGCAGACCAGGTGCGCATTATCGCGGAAATCAAGCGAGCCTCGCCGTCCAAAGGCGACATCAGTGCAGATCTGGACCCCGCAGGCTTGGCACAAGCCTATGAACGCGGCGGGGCAGCCGCCCTTTCCGTGTTAACCGACCGGGCTTTTTTCAAGGGAGGCCCGGCCGATCTCCTTGCCGCCAGAAACGCGTGTTCTCTGCCGGTATTGCGCAAGGATTTTGTGATATCCGACTATCAGATCTATGAGGCTGCGGCCTGGGATGCGGATGCGGTATTGCTGATCGTGCGCATATTGTCCAAACAGCAGCTCTCGGAATTTTCCGGCCTGTGCAACGAGCTCGGCATTGACGCCCTGGTGGAGGTGCACACAGAATCCGACCTGGCGGCCGCAATGGATGTTGGCGCTGCTGTGATCGGCATCAACAACCGGAACCTGGCCTCGTTTGACACAGACATTGAAACCGCCATGTCCTTGTCAGCAAAACTCGGCGCCGGACAGATCGCAGTGGCGGCCAGCGGCATTTCCTCCAGAAAAGACATTGAGCAAAACCTGAAAGCCGGCATTTCCCGGTTTTTGATCGGAGAAAGCCTGGTTACGGCCGATGATCCGGAAAAATTTTTAACCCGCCTGATTGGCGGATAA
- a CDS encoding phosphoribosylanthranilate isomerase codes for MYTGYFPEIKHDRIQVKICGITAVEDALACAAWGADALGLVFYPKSPRFVTADQAARIASVLPSHVARVGVFVNASFDTLTKTASACGLTAVQLHGKESPALVQRLRENDVLAVKCLYVNGVPGIDAAGAYNAPAFLVECAAGKLPGGNAKTWDWSAARAFAQNHPTIIAGGLDLQNVTEAISRAAPDAVDVSSGVESAPGRKDTKKVRDFIYAVRLCKPENPTRRIF; via the coding sequence ATGTATACCGGCTATTTCCCGGAAATCAAACACGATCGCATCCAGGTGAAAATCTGCGGCATCACGGCCGTGGAAGACGCCCTTGCCTGCGCGGCCTGGGGCGCTGATGCCCTGGGCCTGGTGTTTTACCCCAAAAGCCCCAGGTTTGTCACCGCAGATCAGGCTGCACGGATCGCATCCGTGCTCCCGTCCCACGTGGCCCGGGTGGGGGTGTTTGTCAACGCGTCCTTTGACACGCTTACAAAAACCGCATCTGCCTGCGGGCTTACCGCAGTCCAGCTTCACGGAAAAGAATCACCAGCGCTGGTGCAAAGGCTGCGGGAAAATGATGTGCTTGCCGTTAAGTGCCTTTATGTCAACGGCGTGCCCGGCATTGACGCGGCAGGCGCCTACAACGCCCCGGCGTTTTTAGTGGAGTGCGCTGCCGGCAAACTTCCCGGGGGCAATGCAAAGACCTGGGACTGGTCCGCGGCCCGGGCGTTTGCCCAAAACCATCCCACCATCATTGCCGGCGGGCTGGACCTGCAAAACGTAACCGAAGCCATCAGCCGGGCCGCCCCGGACGCAGTGGATGTCAGCTCGGGCGTGGAATCGGCCCCGGGCAGAAAAGATACAAAAAAAGTGCGCGACTTTATCTATGCCGTGCGCCTTTGCAAACCGGAAAATCCCACAAGGAGAATATTCTGA
- the trpB gene encoding tryptophan synthase subunit beta, whose product MSHTGSSQNVQENTDFTRYPDERGHFGIYGGRYVAETLMPALLELNEAYRTHVRNPGFQKELYGMLKDFAGRPTALYFAERLTRKTGGGAIYLKREDLVHTGAHKINNTLGQALLARHMGKTKVIAETGAGQHGVATATAAAFFGMECKIFMGTEDIRRQAPNVNRMELLGAEVVPVESGTGTLKDAMNEAMRYWVSAVRDTFYVIGSVAGPHPYPAMVRDFQKVIGEETRDQAVNEIGRLPDHLVACVGGGSNAMGLFYPFINDPAIAMTGAEAAGTGIESGKHAATLGAGSLGVLHGSKSYLLQDQYGQISEAHSISAGLDYPGVGPEHSMFKDLGRVNYVSITDDQAMAAFYELCRTEGIIPALESAHALAAAIDIAANAPPDRVIVVNLSGRGDKDLGIVAEYASGSEDG is encoded by the coding sequence ATGTCTCATACCGGCAGCAGCCAAAACGTGCAGGAAAACACCGATTTTACCCGATACCCGGATGAAAGGGGCCACTTTGGCATTTACGGGGGCCGCTACGTGGCCGAAACCCTGATGCCGGCCCTGCTGGAATTAAATGAAGCCTACCGCACACACGTCCGGAACCCGGGCTTTCAAAAAGAGCTTTACGGCATGCTAAAAGACTTTGCCGGCCGGCCCACCGCCCTGTATTTTGCCGAGCGGCTCACCCGGAAAACCGGCGGCGGGGCCATTTACTTAAAGCGCGAGGACCTTGTCCACACCGGGGCCCACAAGATCAACAACACTCTGGGCCAGGCGCTTTTGGCCCGGCACATGGGCAAAACCAAGGTCATTGCCGAGACCGGCGCCGGCCAGCACGGGGTGGCCACGGCCACTGCGGCCGCATTTTTCGGCATGGAATGCAAGATTTTCATGGGCACCGAAGACATCCGCCGCCAGGCTCCCAATGTCAACCGCATGGAACTTTTGGGCGCGGAAGTCGTGCCCGTTGAATCGGGCACCGGAACGCTAAAGGACGCCATGAACGAGGCCATGCGCTACTGGGTTTCTGCCGTGCGCGACACATTTTACGTGATCGGCTCTGTTGCCGGCCCCCACCCCTACCCGGCCATGGTGCGCGACTTTCAAAAAGTCATTGGCGAAGAAACCCGGGACCAGGCCGTAAATGAAATCGGCCGCCTGCCCGATCACCTGGTGGCCTGTGTGGGCGGCGGCTCCAATGCCATGGGCCTTTTTTACCCGTTTATCAATGATCCGGCCATTGCCATGACCGGCGCGGAAGCTGCGGGCACGGGCATTGAATCCGGAAAACACGCCGCTACCCTGGGCGCGGGCAGCCTGGGCGTGCTCCACGGCTCCAAGTCCTACCTGCTCCAGGACCAATACGGCCAGATCAGCGAAGCCCATTCCATTTCCGCGGGCCTGGATTACCCGGGCGTGGGCCCGGAACATTCCATGTTCAAGGACCTGGGCCGGGTCAATTACGTGAGCATAACCGATGATCAGGCCATGGCCGCCTTTTATGAGCTGTGCCGCACCGAGGGCATCATCCCGGCCCTGGAAAGCGCACATGCACTGGCCGCTGCAATTGACATTGCCGCAAACGCCCCGCCTGACCGGGTCATTGTGGTCAATCTCTCCGGGCGCGGGGACAAGGATTTGGGAATTGTGGCGGAATACGCATCAGGATCAGAAGACGGATGA
- the trpA gene encoding tryptophan synthase subunit alpha: protein MTRIEQSFARLTDKGEKALVGFVTAGDPDMETSLSIVSAMCENGMDILELGVPFSDPTADGPVIQRSSARALKAGMNLGRVLEMTRQIRQSSDVPIVLFSYYNPIMAYGIDAFYKDSVAAGADGVLVVDLPPEESDELTGAWAGGDFSLIRLVAPTTPEDRMQMIAGGASGFLYMVSMTGVTGSGGLDFTQIGEYVDKLKNSADVPVCVGFGISTPADVAAVSGIADGVVIGSAFERTIEENEGSADLPAIIGKQTAAYKEATRG from the coding sequence ATGACACGGATTGAACAGAGTTTTGCGCGTTTGACAGACAAGGGGGAAAAGGCCCTGGTGGGCTTTGTGACCGCAGGGGATCCGGACATGGAGACCTCGCTTTCCATTGTTTCGGCCATGTGTGAAAACGGGATGGACATTCTGGAGCTGGGCGTGCCGTTTTCCGATCCCACGGCAGACGGCCCGGTGATCCAGCGATCATCGGCCCGGGCATTGAAAGCCGGCATGAACCTGGGCCGGGTCCTGGAGATGACCCGGCAGATCCGGCAGAGCTCGGATGTGCCCATTGTTTTGTTTTCCTATTACAACCCCATCATGGCCTACGGAATCGATGCGTTTTACAAAGACAGCGTTGCCGCGGGTGCAGACGGGGTGTTGGTGGTGGATCTGCCCCCGGAGGAATCCGACGAGCTCACCGGCGCCTGGGCCGGGGGAGACTTTTCCCTGATCCGCCTGGTGGCCCCCACCACCCCGGAAGACCGCATGCAGATGATTGCCGGCGGAGCATCGGGATTTCTCTACATGGTTTCCATGACCGGTGTGACCGGCTCGGGCGGGCTGGATTTCACGCAGATCGGAGAGTACGTGGACAAGCTCAAGAATTCGGCAGACGTCCCGGTTTGCGTGGGTTTTGGCATTTCCACGCCCGCGGACGTGGCCGCGGTCTCAGGCATTGCCGACGGGGTGGTCATCGGCAGCGCCTTTGAGCGCACAATCGAGGAAAACGAAGGCAGCGCGGATCTGCCGGCCATTATCGGCAAGCAGACCGCGGCTTACAAGGAAGCCACCCGGGGATAA